One Eriocheir sinensis breed Jianghai 21 unplaced genomic scaffold, ASM2467909v1 Scaffold11, whole genome shotgun sequence DNA segment encodes these proteins:
- the LOC126989216 gene encoding uncharacterized protein LOC126989216 has protein sequence MTPGFSDDLQDINDARKTAVIDTELSRLQMDIVALQETRLSGSGSVREKDFSFFWQGKPPEEIREHGVGFAVKNTLLGTITPPTDGTERILSLQLNTSVGPATLISAYAPTLTSSTEAKDRFYDDLSFTISRVPEKEPLFILGDFNARVGADYTSWPTCLGHFGTGKMNENGQRLLERSNLPSIKLTRSYQSADCDTDHSLVCSKVKLQARLHRTKKDGRPRIDTSKSQNKERVDDFARILEESLPGPSSETACDRWEHFRDVVYNAAISTFGKKTSKSADWFEVHSEEIMPVIEEKRNPLAAYKANPSERNLQVLRSARSKVQQCARRCANDYWLQLSSQIQTAADTGNMKEMYDGIKQALGPTKKKTAPLKSTTGEVIQDRSKQMDRWVEHYSELYSRENTVTEDALNAIECLPVLEELDREPTLAELNEALDSLAHGKAPGKDGISAEVLKCCKGTIITELHEILCLCWKEGEVPQDMRDANIVTLYKNKGDRSDCNNYRGISLLSIVGKLFARVALRRLQVLAEGVYPESQCGFRANRSTIDMVFSLRQLQEKCREQRQPLFIAFIDLTKAFDLVSRDGLFKILPKIGCPPRLLSIIRSFHDDMKGTVVFDGSTSDAFIIRSGVKQGCVLAPTLFGIFFAVMLKHAFGPTTEGIYLRTRSDGKLFNLSRLRAKSKVQRKCVRDFLFADDAAVTAHSAEGLQQLMIRFNEACDDFGLTISLKKTQVMGQDVDQPPDIRIADHRLDVVHDFVYLGSTISDSLSRCGAEQTDR, from the exons ATGACACCAGGCTTTTCTGATGACCTACAGGATATAAATGACGCTCGCAAGACAGCTGTCATTGACACGGAACTGAGCAGATTGCAGATGGACATCGTTGCCCTCCAGGAAACCAGGCTATCAGGATCAGGATCTGTCCGGGAAAAAGACTTCTCATTTTTCTGGCAGGGGAAACCCCCAGAAGAGATCAGAGAACATGGTGTGGGCTTTGCAGTGAAGAACACCCTGCTTGGAACTATAACCCCACCAACAGATGGAACTGAAAGAATCCTGTCACTCCAACTCAACACCTCGGTTGGTCCAGCAACCTTGATCAGCGCTTACGCACCAACTCTCACTTCTTCCACAGAAGCCAAGGACAGATTCTACGATGACCTTAGCTTCACCATCAGCAGGGTCCCAGAAAAAGAGCCACTGTTCATCCTTGGCGACTTCAACGCCAGAGTTGGGGCTGACTACACCTCATGGCCCACCTGTCTGGGTCACTTCGGCActgggaaaatgaatgaaaatggtcAACGCCTGCTGGA ACGCTCAAATCTACCAAGCATCAAGCTCACCCGCAGTTATCAGAGTGCTGATTGCGACACTGACCACTCCTTGGTCTGCAGCAAAGTGAAGCTACAAGCAAGGCTGCATCGCACAAAAAAGGATGGCAGGCCCCGCATAGACACCAGCAAGTCGCAAAATAAGGAGAGAGTGGATGATTTTGCACGTATTCTTGAAGAATCTCTTCCAGGTCCCTCCAGCGAAACAGCCTGCGATAGATGGGAACACTTCAGAGATGTTGTTTACAACGCTGCCATTTCCACCTTTGGCAAGAAAACGAGCAAGTCTGCAGACTGGTTCGAGGTTCACTCCGAGGAAATAATGCCAGtcattgaagagaagagaaacccCCTTGCAGCATACAAGGCCAACCCCAGTGAACGAAACCTGCAAGTCCTTCGGTCAGCCCGCAGCAAAGTTCAACAGTGTGCTAGGCGATGTGCCAATGACTACTGGCTCCAGCTCAGTTCGCAGATACAGACCGCGGCTGACACAGGCAACATGAAGGAGATGTATGATGGCATAAAACAGGCCCTGGgcccaacaaaaaagaaaactgcaCCCTTGAAATCCACCACAGGAGAGGTAATTCAGGACAGATCAAAACAGATGGACAGATGGGTAGAACACTACTCCGAACTGTATAGCAGAGAGAACACCGTTACGGAAGATGCCCTGAACGCCATCGAATGCCTACCAGTGTTGGAGGAGCTAGACAGAGAACCAACCCTTGCAGAACTCAACGAGGCTCTAGACTCCCTTGCCCATGGCAAGGCTCCAGGAAAAGACGGCATCAGCGCTGAAGTCCTGAAATGCTGCAAGGGGACCATCATCACCGAGCTGCATGAAATCCTCTGTCTCTGCTGGAAAGAAGGTGAAGTGCCTCAGGACATGCGTGACGCCAACATCGTTACCCTGTACAAAAACAAGGGCGACAGGAGTGACTGCAATAACTATCGAGGCATTTCTCTCCTTAGCATCGTCGGGAAGCTATTTGCTCGAGTTGCACTGAGGAGGCTCCAAGTGCTTGCAGAGGGAGTCTACCCAGAATCGCAGTGCGGATTCCGAGCCAACAGATCCACCATTGACATGGTGTTCTCCCTCAGGCAACTTCAGGAAAAATGCAGGGAACAGCGGCAACCACTCTTTATTGCCTTCATAGATCTCACGAAGGCCTTTGACTTGGTCAGCAGAGATGGCCTGTTCAAGATCCTGCCAAAGATCGGTTGCCCACCAAGGCTCCTCAGCATCATCAGATCATTCCATGATGACATGAAGGGGACAGTGGTCTTCGACGGCTCAACATCGGACGCTTTCATCATCAGAAGCGGAGTGAAACAGGGCTGTGTACTTGCTCCAACCCTGTTCGGGATCTTCTTTGCAGTCATGTTAAAACACGCCTTTGGACCCACAACGGAAGGCATTTACCTCCGGACCAGATCGGATGGAAAGCTCTTCAACCTCTCCAGACTCAGAGCAAAATCCAAGGTTCAGCGAAAATGTGTGCGCGACTTCCTCTTCGCAGATGATGCAGCAGTTACAGCCCACTCAGCTGAAGGCCTCCAGCAACTCATGATTCGTTTCAATGAAGCTTGCGATGATTTCGGACTCACCATCAGTCTGAAGAAGACACAGGTCATGGGTCAAGACGTGGATCAGCCACCCGACATCAGAATCGCTGATCACCGGCTTGATGTTGTCCATGATTTTGTGTACCTGGGTTCCACCatctcagactctctctctcgaTGCGGAGCTGAACAGACGGATCGGTAA